One part of the Granulicella arctica genome encodes these proteins:
- a CDS encoding sulfite reductase subunit alpha, with amino-acid sequence MSNLVPFIPDSAPFTPEQRSWLNGFLAGLYSTAAVSTNPSVDPPPSLKIAVLYASQSGTAEGLARKVAKELKLKGHIASLISLEGYTPAALIAERYAILIASTYGEGDAPDAVQPFYEQLCLEHFPCCENLSYAVLALGDSTYEQFCKFGIDLDNKLATLGGNRICDRVDCDVEIDKSFAKWKVSLYARLDDIVAARPSRNVPSSSVTKEPSTEGDEPDPVSTYTRDNPFLAPLVDKRPLTHEVSSKLTLHMAFNISGSDVTYEAGDACGVLPQNDLRLVEEILHTLNFSGQVPVQLPKAGSTTLQDALHNHLQITRLTRKMIEAYATIGECQPLSGLLIPEQQAHLEKYTYDRGLIDLLHDYPGVLHDPADLVAMLSRLAPRLYSISSSPHAHAGEIHTTVAVVRYRSHNRERGGVCSTLLADRIPTGERLPIYIQPNKKFRLPAQSDAPVIMIGPGTGIAPFRAFLHERRALGSTGLNWLFFGERSAATDFLYREELEEMYKDKHLTRLDLAFSRDQDHKVYVQDRMLEQAPLMWSWLQDGASIYVCGDASRMAKDVDSTLHTIVGQQGHMDSESAKDFMQTIKDQHRYHRDVY; translated from the coding sequence ATGTCTAACCTGGTCCCGTTCATTCCTGACAGCGCTCCGTTCACACCTGAGCAGCGCAGCTGGCTCAATGGCTTTCTTGCTGGTCTCTATTCCACCGCTGCCGTCTCGACCAATCCCAGCGTAGATCCGCCGCCCTCCCTCAAGATCGCTGTTCTCTATGCCTCGCAGTCCGGTACTGCGGAGGGACTCGCTCGCAAGGTTGCCAAAGAGCTCAAGTTGAAAGGACATATCGCGTCGCTCATCTCGCTTGAAGGCTATACGCCAGCAGCGCTTATCGCGGAGCGCTACGCTATCCTCATTGCCAGTACCTATGGCGAAGGTGACGCACCCGACGCTGTTCAACCCTTCTATGAGCAGCTCTGCCTCGAGCATTTCCCTTGTTGCGAAAATCTTTCTTACGCTGTCCTAGCGCTCGGTGACTCTACCTACGAACAGTTCTGTAAGTTCGGCATCGATCTTGACAACAAACTCGCAACTCTCGGCGGCAATCGTATCTGCGACCGTGTTGACTGTGATGTCGAGATAGACAAGTCATTCGCTAAATGGAAGGTGTCTCTGTACGCTCGTCTTGACGACATCGTCGCCGCCCGTCCATCGAGAAATGTGCCTTCGTCTTCGGTGACGAAAGAGCCATCCACCGAAGGTGACGAACCTGACCCCGTTTCGACTTATACCCGCGACAATCCATTCCTCGCTCCGCTTGTCGATAAGCGTCCACTCACACATGAGGTCTCCAGCAAGCTGACGTTGCACATGGCCTTCAACATCAGTGGTTCCGACGTCACGTACGAGGCCGGCGATGCGTGCGGCGTCTTACCGCAAAACGATCTTCGCCTTGTCGAAGAGATTTTGCATACGCTTAACTTCAGTGGCCAGGTTCCGGTCCAACTCCCTAAGGCCGGGTCCACTACGCTACAGGACGCCTTGCATAATCATCTTCAGATCACTCGCCTTACGCGCAAAATGATCGAAGCCTATGCAACGATCGGCGAGTGTCAGCCCCTCTCCGGTCTGCTCATTCCGGAGCAACAAGCTCATCTGGAGAAGTACACCTATGATCGAGGCCTCATCGATCTTCTCCATGACTATCCCGGCGTCCTACACGATCCAGCCGACCTTGTTGCTATGTTGTCTCGGCTTGCGCCGCGGCTCTACTCTATCTCCTCCAGCCCTCACGCACACGCTGGTGAGATCCACACGACCGTAGCCGTTGTCCGCTATCGTTCCCACAATCGGGAGCGAGGCGGCGTCTGCTCTACACTCCTTGCGGATCGCATCCCTACAGGCGAACGTTTGCCGATTTACATTCAGCCGAATAAGAAGTTCCGCCTCCCCGCGCAGTCCGACGCGCCCGTCATCATGATTGGTCCAGGCACAGGTATCGCTCCCTTCCGAGCCTTTCTGCACGAGCGCCGCGCCCTTGGTTCTACCGGCCTCAACTGGCTCTTCTTTGGAGAACGCAGCGCCGCCACTGACTTTCTTTATCGCGAAGAGCTCGAAGAGATGTACAAGGACAAACACCTCACACGTCTCGATCTCGCATTCTCACGCGATCAGGACCATAAGGTCTACGTACAGGACCGCATGCTCGAGCAGGCACCGCTCATGTGGTCATGGTTGCAGGATGGCGCCAGCATCTATGTCTGCGGCGATGCATCGCGCATGGCCAAAGATGTTGACTCGACTCTCCACACGATCGTCGGGCAGCAAGGTCACATGGACTCTGAATCCGCCAAAGATTTCATGCAAACTATCAAGGATCAACATCGTTACCATCGCGATGTTTACTAA
- a CDS encoding NirA family protein, translating into MNSQTVGNSAAFTEEQQQYLQGFFAGIAQRGAIPFVGHNASGQITNDPASGLVNQAAEAPETMYFGTPVSDLCREEHWKYDENPLDVWDKLLAHASEDKTPAPDDLFRFKFHGLFYVAPTQDSFMLRLRVPGSTLSVHQLRGIAEMAADWGCGRADITTRSNLQIREIQPRNIVRVLNKIGDLGMSSRGAGADNIRNITASPLSGLDPAELYDVTSLAKAMSNYILNSRDMYGLPRKFNIAFDNGGSIGVVVDTNDIGFVAVKVKEGQSVPAGIYFRVLLCGITGHKQFATDCGILLRPDQTVAVAAAMVRVFSENGDRTDRKKARLKYLVDRWGTEKFLSETEKRLSFPLIRFPIAACEPRNPIDRAVHIGTHPQAQSNLNYIGISVPVGQLPVAQMRALAEIAERYGTSELRLTVWQNLIIPNISNANLQVAKQAILAAGLQFEAGTVLSGTVACTGNKGCRFSASDTKSHAVALANHLDSHFKIQQPINLHVTGCSHSCAQHYVGDIGLMGVKVGGEEGYQVVIGGGTDQEQGLGRELISSIKFVELTPVMDRLFRTYIDKRSSEESFLNFTRRHSIGELRVFCASQEN; encoded by the coding sequence ATGAACTCTCAGACTGTAGGTAATTCGGCGGCATTTACTGAGGAGCAGCAGCAATATCTTCAGGGTTTCTTTGCTGGCATAGCTCAGCGTGGCGCTATCCCCTTCGTAGGTCACAACGCCTCCGGACAGATCACGAATGATCCTGCCTCCGGTCTCGTCAATCAGGCCGCTGAAGCTCCGGAGACGATGTACTTCGGCACTCCTGTCTCCGATCTTTGCAGGGAAGAGCACTGGAAGTACGACGAGAATCCTCTCGATGTTTGGGATAAGCTGCTCGCTCATGCCAGTGAAGATAAGACCCCCGCTCCTGACGATCTTTTTCGCTTCAAGTTTCACGGCCTCTTCTATGTCGCTCCCACCCAGGACTCCTTTATGCTTCGTCTTCGCGTGCCCGGTTCTACTCTCTCCGTGCACCAACTGCGTGGTATCGCCGAAATGGCTGCTGACTGGGGTTGTGGCCGCGCTGACATTACTACCCGAAGCAATCTGCAAATACGTGAGATCCAACCCAGGAACATTGTTCGTGTCCTCAACAAGATCGGCGATCTTGGTATGTCCTCTCGCGGCGCTGGTGCGGACAACATTCGCAACATCACCGCCTCACCCCTCTCGGGCCTTGATCCAGCGGAACTATACGACGTAACTTCCCTCGCGAAGGCGATGAGTAACTACATTCTCAACTCGCGCGATATGTATGGACTGCCACGCAAATTCAACATCGCCTTCGATAACGGCGGTTCCATCGGAGTCGTTGTAGACACGAACGACATTGGCTTCGTCGCGGTCAAGGTCAAAGAAGGACAGAGTGTTCCCGCAGGCATCTACTTCCGTGTTCTGCTCTGTGGCATCACCGGCCACAAGCAGTTCGCCACTGACTGCGGCATTCTGCTTCGTCCTGACCAGACCGTTGCCGTAGCTGCTGCTATGGTCCGTGTCTTCAGCGAGAATGGCGATCGTACCGACCGCAAGAAGGCGCGCCTCAAGTATCTCGTTGATCGTTGGGGCACTGAAAAATTCCTGTCCGAAACCGAGAAGCGTCTCTCCTTCCCACTTATTCGTTTCCCCATCGCTGCCTGCGAACCCCGCAATCCTATTGATCGTGCAGTCCACATCGGCACCCATCCGCAAGCTCAATCGAACCTCAACTATATCGGGATCTCCGTGCCTGTAGGCCAGCTTCCCGTTGCGCAGATGCGCGCGCTTGCCGAAATCGCCGAGCGTTACGGCACCAGTGAGCTGCGCCTCACCGTTTGGCAGAATCTCATCATTCCTAATATCTCCAACGCGAACCTTCAGGTGGCCAAGCAAGCTATTCTCGCTGCCGGTCTTCAGTTTGAGGCTGGTACGGTCCTCAGTGGAACCGTGGCTTGCACGGGCAACAAAGGTTGTCGTTTCTCTGCAAGCGACACCAAGTCGCATGCCGTCGCTCTCGCCAATCACCTCGATAGCCACTTCAAGATTCAGCAGCCGATCAACCTGCATGTCACAGGCTGCTCCCACTCCTGCGCCCAGCACTATGTCGGCGACATCGGTCTTATGGGCGTCAAGGTTGGCGGGGAAGAAGGCTATCAGGTCGTCATCGGTGGGGGCACTGACCAGGAGCAAGGACTGGGGCGCGAACTTATATCCTCCATCAAGTTCGTCGAGTTGACTCCTGTAATGGATCGCCTCTTTCGTACTTACATTGACAAGCGCAGCTCGGAAGAATCTTTTCTGAATTTCACCCGTCGCCACAGCATTGGGGAACTTAGAGTCTTCTGTGCGTCCCAGGAGAACTAA
- a CDS encoding alginate export family protein yields MKFVITSLLLASTAFGQTSTAPSPSGSLPFSVSVYDRTRADASQWFASPPQDNTYGYVESLVRIGIAQRIQHFDWQLELSQPAMLDLPSHSISPITAAGQLGLGATYYSSNTSNAYPAAASLKQGYLRYHFGQEKNNIRVGRFEFFDGQETQPKNASLLWLQTNRVAQRLVGNFGFSNGQRSFDGLDAHLGGSSWDLTAMTGRADQGVFNMNGNPELNVDLQYLALSRYELKQHLLWRVFGIGYHDGRTGLTKTDNRALAVRAADHHNIRIGTYGGDVLTILPVSKGQFDFLAWGVLQNGNWGLLHHSAGAVAAEGGFQFTKIASSPWIRGGFFRGTGDNNATDNQHNTFFQVLPTPRVYSRFPFYNQMDSEDQFVQLVDKPSKRIELRSDLHWLQLTSNKDLWYQGGGAFDNKVFGYTGRPAGGHSSFASVADLSADWQATQSVAFNFYYAHVWGKSVVAAIYPTDHSAQFGYVEMVYRWKRSQSGVTK; encoded by the coding sequence ATGAAATTTGTTATTACGTCGCTTCTTCTGGCCAGTACAGCATTTGGTCAGACTTCAACAGCACCATCACCGTCAGGCAGCCTTCCTTTCAGCGTCAGCGTGTACGACCGCACACGCGCCGATGCTTCGCAATGGTTCGCCTCTCCACCTCAAGATAATACCTACGGTTATGTTGAATCCTTGGTACGGATCGGCATCGCCCAGCGCATCCAGCACTTCGATTGGCAACTCGAGCTGTCGCAACCGGCCATGCTCGATCTACCGTCGCACTCCATCTCGCCTATCACGGCTGCCGGGCAGCTTGGCCTGGGTGCCACATACTACAGCTCCAACACCAGCAACGCATACCCCGCCGCCGCTTCACTAAAACAAGGTTATTTGCGTTACCACTTTGGACAGGAAAAGAACAACATCCGAGTTGGCCGCTTTGAGTTTTTTGATGGACAGGAGACACAACCCAAAAACGCATCGCTCCTCTGGCTTCAAACCAATCGTGTCGCTCAACGTCTGGTTGGCAACTTTGGATTTTCCAACGGGCAAAGGAGCTTTGATGGCCTGGACGCACACCTGGGCGGCTCCAGTTGGGACCTGACCGCCATGACTGGACGTGCCGATCAAGGCGTCTTCAACATGAATGGTAATCCAGAGTTGAATGTCGACCTTCAGTATCTGGCGCTAAGTCGCTATGAATTGAAGCAGCATCTCTTGTGGAGAGTTTTTGGTATCGGCTATCACGACGGAAGAACCGGCTTAACCAAGACCGACAACCGCGCCCTGGCCGTCCGTGCCGCCGATCACCATAACATTCGCATAGGGACCTACGGAGGAGATGTTCTAACCATTTTGCCTGTAAGCAAAGGGCAGTTCGATTTTCTCGCCTGGGGCGTCCTTCAGAATGGAAACTGGGGCCTGCTGCACCACAGCGCCGGCGCGGTCGCAGCCGAGGGAGGTTTCCAGTTCACCAAGATTGCTTCCTCCCCCTGGATACGCGGTGGGTTCTTTCGCGGAACCGGCGACAACAATGCGACGGACAATCAACACAACACATTCTTTCAGGTACTCCCTACACCTCGCGTTTACTCTCGTTTCCCCTTCTATAACCAGATGGATAGTGAAGATCAGTTCGTCCAGCTCGTCGATAAACCATCCAAGCGAATTGAGCTGCGCAGCGACCTGCACTGGCTTCAGCTCACCTCGAACAAAGACCTCTGGTACCAGGGTGGCGGTGCCTTTGATAATAAGGTCTTCGGCTACACCGGACGCCCGGCTGGCGGACATTCCAGCTTTGCTTCCGTGGCCGACCTCAGTGCCGATTGGCAGGCGACTCAGTCTGTTGCCTTCAATTTTTACTACGCTCATGTCTGGGGGAAGTCTGTCGTTGCCGCAATCTATCCCACCGATCACTCGGCCCAGTTTGGCTATGTCGAAATGGTTTATCGCTGGAAGCGGTCTCAATCTGGAGTTACAAAATAA
- a CDS encoding uroporphyrinogen-III synthase encodes MAHASFNGLRVLSLESRRAKEVSKLIRTYGGDPFVVPSMREIPLESNTQALEFAGHLMAGKFDLVIFFTGVGVRALLDIVATRHSREDFLTSLRAVKIAARGPKPVAALRDVNVPITVTAAEPSTWHELMSAIDAEFGDSLSEFHVAVQEYGASNPEFLAELTMKCAAVTKVPVYQWALPEDIRPLRECVLGIASGNVDVILFMTAVQVIHLFQVAEQMGCEDDLRAGLASIVVVSIGPTTTEELAHYKVIPDFEPSRPKMGFIVNEAAQYAYKVLERKRAAKTITTDTLEGNVPSITKASTTVKIAATTDAKQVRRVQLSTPAMAGFRDGLTSIDFLHEISSRIAAADPLHVVLGSIVDFVTTVVPCDSCFIYVLEHDKLVLRASKNPHADLVDQLGVPLGQGITGWVAEHREPVAIASNASNDPRFVIFKNLPEDHFEAILCTPIVCASKVVGVINLQHRLSYQHTPNELRLVSMLGFLVGAEIERARLETENTQLAGRLETRKAVDRAKGILQRDLEITEDEAYRTMQRESRQRRKSMREIAEAILLGNDMKKR; translated from the coding sequence ATGGCTCATGCGAGCTTCAATGGTTTGCGAGTATTGTCGCTTGAGTCACGTCGCGCCAAAGAGGTTTCGAAGTTGATTCGTACCTATGGAGGCGATCCGTTTGTCGTCCCATCGATGCGTGAGATACCGCTCGAGTCCAACACACAGGCGTTGGAGTTCGCTGGTCATTTAATGGCAGGCAAGTTCGACCTGGTGATCTTCTTTACCGGGGTGGGCGTGCGTGCACTCCTCGATATTGTCGCTACTCGTCATAGTCGAGAAGATTTTTTGACGTCTCTACGGGCGGTAAAGATCGCCGCTCGTGGACCGAAGCCAGTGGCTGCGCTCCGCGATGTCAACGTACCCATAACAGTCACTGCGGCGGAGCCTTCTACATGGCACGAGCTGATGAGCGCGATCGATGCAGAATTCGGCGACTCTCTAAGCGAGTTTCATGTGGCGGTGCAGGAGTATGGCGCGTCGAATCCGGAGTTCCTCGCCGAGTTGACCATGAAGTGCGCCGCAGTGACGAAGGTGCCGGTCTATCAGTGGGCGCTGCCTGAGGATATTCGTCCCCTGCGGGAGTGCGTACTAGGCATCGCCAGTGGCAACGTGGATGTCATTCTCTTTATGACCGCCGTCCAGGTGATTCATCTGTTTCAGGTGGCAGAGCAGATGGGTTGTGAAGATGATCTCCGAGCTGGTCTCGCATCGATTGTTGTGGTCTCGATTGGCCCGACGACGACGGAGGAGCTCGCACACTACAAGGTCATCCCGGACTTTGAACCGTCACGGCCGAAGATGGGCTTTATCGTCAACGAAGCAGCACAATATGCCTATAAGGTTCTAGAGCGGAAGCGCGCCGCGAAGACGATCACAACGGACACCCTTGAAGGAAATGTGCCGTCAATAACAAAAGCCAGCACCACCGTAAAGATCGCGGCGACGACCGACGCGAAACAGGTGCGACGGGTTCAGTTGTCGACGCCAGCCATGGCAGGCTTTCGCGATGGGTTGACCTCGATCGATTTTCTGCACGAGATCAGCAGTCGCATAGCGGCCGCCGACCCGCTCCATGTGGTGCTTGGCAGCATCGTCGATTTTGTAACGACGGTAGTTCCCTGCGACTCCTGCTTTATCTATGTTCTCGAGCACGACAAGCTAGTTCTGCGAGCCTCTAAGAATCCACATGCAGATCTCGTCGATCAACTGGGCGTTCCACTCGGGCAGGGAATCACCGGTTGGGTAGCAGAGCATCGCGAACCTGTGGCCATCGCGTCGAATGCCTCTAACGATCCCAGATTCGTCATCTTCAAAAATCTTCCGGAAGATCACTTTGAAGCGATTCTTTGTACGCCGATTGTCTGCGCGAGTAAGGTTGTTGGGGTCATCAATCTACAGCATCGACTGTCGTATCAGCACACACCCAACGAGTTGCGCCTGGTATCTATGCTGGGCTTCCTGGTGGGAGCGGAGATTGAACGCGCAAGGCTGGAGACAGAAAACACGCAGCTTGCCGGACGACTGGAGACACGGAAAGCGGTGGATCGCGCTAAAGGCATCTTGCAACGCGATCTGGAGATCACCGAAGATGAAGCCTACCGCACAATGCAGCGAGAGAGTCGGCAGAGGCGCAAGTCAATGCGTGAGATTGCCGAAGCAATTCTACTAGGCAATGATATGAAGAAGCGCTGA
- a CDS encoding sulfatase-like hydrolase/transferase, with amino-acid sequence MLKKFCQCIGLASLILVMNYGDLLGGGADVRMHVPYSLTGVCLAQIADILLLGFALFVVLIALKSTRFYSWVRLLFVFLVPPYLIERTQTLFPFEVSDGLVLVLAIVWAALLLLLLLRFPQWYRRLVRVGDAAGVFLAIFGICSMAQLLWIMHWHPGRQQIQASWMAGAQPPRHHPLLVWIIFDELSYDQLFQLRAHDLALPNIDALRSQSTLFTEMQPIGLKTVKIIPSLFSGGAIDDYRYSFDNRFTVHYAGQHGWHPLDGNGTVFHDAQLVGWRTAAVGWYNPYCTIYGSALDSCYWSNLDRTDGNMAQRAGFWSNAWSPLANLGTELHSPALAAHESCDIDVRQRYQTHQDLEQHSLQVVASDQADFIFLHFDIPHSPNIWSRTNDAYTQSCGSSYLDNLALVDRELGQLLTTLQSSPRWKDTTLIVQGDHSWRTMLWDWMPSWTEEDEQASRGGFDPRPALLIHNAGQTQPRTDSRAMPLLYVHSAIENVLHGHEAEP; translated from the coding sequence ATGCTAAAGAAGTTCTGCCAGTGCATCGGCCTGGCCTCGCTGATCCTGGTCATGAACTACGGCGATCTGCTGGGCGGCGGCGCGGACGTTCGCATGCATGTGCCATACAGCCTCACAGGTGTATGCCTGGCGCAGATCGCTGACATTCTGTTGCTCGGCTTCGCGCTGTTTGTCGTACTGATTGCGCTGAAGAGTACGCGCTTTTACTCGTGGGTACGTCTGCTCTTTGTCTTTCTTGTGCCGCCCTACCTTATTGAGCGCACACAGACGCTGTTCCCCTTCGAGGTGAGCGACGGCCTGGTGCTGGTGCTTGCCATCGTGTGGGCTGCGCTGCTCTTGCTGCTGCTGCTCAGGTTTCCGCAGTGGTATCGACGGTTGGTGCGTGTGGGCGATGCGGCCGGTGTTTTTCTGGCGATCTTTGGCATATGCAGCATGGCGCAATTGCTGTGGATCATGCATTGGCATCCCGGTCGTCAACAGATCCAAGCTTCATGGATGGCGGGAGCGCAGCCACCACGTCATCATCCTCTCCTTGTATGGATCATCTTCGATGAGCTGTCTTATGATCAGCTCTTTCAGCTCCGTGCCCACGATCTTGCTCTGCCGAATATTGATGCCCTGCGCAGCCAGAGCACGCTCTTTACCGAGATGCAGCCGATTGGCTTGAAGACGGTAAAGATCATTCCGTCTTTGTTCAGCGGGGGTGCCATCGACGACTATCGCTACAGTTTCGACAACCGCTTCACCGTGCACTATGCCGGACAACATGGCTGGCATCCGCTTGATGGGAACGGCACGGTCTTTCATGATGCGCAGCTAGTCGGTTGGCGCACCGCCGCCGTTGGTTGGTACAACCCCTATTGCACCATCTACGGCAGTGCCCTCGACAGTTGCTACTGGTCCAATCTTGACCGGACAGATGGAAACATGGCGCAGCGTGCAGGCTTCTGGAGCAACGCCTGGTCGCCGCTCGCCAACCTGGGGACAGAGCTGCATTCGCCTGCGCTTGCAGCCCATGAAAGCTGCGACATCGATGTCCGCCAACGCTATCAGACGCACCAGGATCTCGAACAGCACAGCCTCCAGGTCGTCGCCTCCGATCAGGCAGACTTCATCTTCCTCCACTTCGACATCCCCCACAGCCCGAACATCTGGAGTCGCACCAACGATGCCTACACGCAGAGTTGTGGCAGCTCTTACCTGGACAATCTTGCGTTGGTCGACCGCGAGCTGGGGCAGCTATTGACGACGCTCCAAAGCTCGCCGCGATGGAAAGACACCACGCTGATCGTGCAGGGCGACCACTCCTGGCGCACCATGCTTTGGGACTGGATGCCGTCATGGACTGAGGAGGACGAGCAAGCCTCGCGCGGTGGCTTCGACCCGCGTCCTGCGCTCTTGATCCACAACGCAGGGCAAACTCAGCCGCGGACCGATTCGAGAGCCATGCCCTTACTGTATGTTCATAGCGCGATCGAAAATGTTCTCCACGGCCATGAGGCCGAACCGTAA
- a CDS encoding class I SAM-dependent methyltransferase, translating to MTLTFPDPTFRDPAGSLVLEQDRAVRHIHPEAREAVQRFIDSPFYWRLVERGDMIGTAPEESSVGLRLLHPRVPIPTYPWEWTPSQWLAAAELTLSLCDEGLEEGWVLKDATPLNILFIGSRPVLVDVLSFERRDPAASLWLAYGQYVRTFLLPLLANRLLHWPLELSLFKRDGYEPAEVYAAMRWSQRLSPAALWPITIPTLLDRRKTVGSSVASAPGRDPALSLHILKRTLAGLRKRTRAALPRQTSSNWSGYTDTLTHYTSAQSAQKKVWVRSVLEELSPRNLLDVGANTGEYSVLAANCGAEVVALERDAEAAERIVRLSRAQELPIQTIHADLARPTPSVGWENRESSALLPRLEGRFDLVMLLAVVHHLLLIEQIPLPAIVALCHRLTRRYLVIEWVPATDPMYQSLMRGRDMLYGSLTEVDLLAACDGLFRTLQRQTLDNGRILFLFEK from the coding sequence ATGACGCTCACTTTTCCTGATCCTACCTTCCGCGATCCGGCCGGATCGCTTGTGCTCGAGCAGGACCGAGCGGTACGCCACATCCATCCCGAAGCCCGGGAGGCGGTACAACGGTTCATAGACTCTCCTTTTTACTGGCGGTTGGTAGAGCGCGGCGACATGATTGGCACGGCGCCGGAAGAATCGTCCGTGGGCCTGCGACTCCTTCATCCTCGCGTTCCCATTCCTACATATCCATGGGAGTGGACGCCGTCACAGTGGCTGGCGGCGGCAGAGCTGACTCTTAGCCTGTGCGATGAAGGGTTGGAAGAGGGCTGGGTCCTGAAGGATGCCACGCCGCTCAACATTCTTTTTATTGGTTCTCGTCCCGTGCTCGTCGACGTGCTTTCGTTTGAGCGCCGCGATCCGGCGGCCTCCCTCTGGCTTGCCTACGGCCAGTATGTACGCACCTTTCTGCTTCCGCTGCTTGCGAACCGCCTGCTGCACTGGCCGTTGGAGCTGAGTTTATTCAAGCGTGATGGCTATGAGCCTGCCGAAGTCTATGCAGCCATGCGATGGTCGCAACGGCTATCGCCCGCGGCTCTGTGGCCGATCACCATTCCGACGCTGCTGGATCGTCGCAAGACAGTCGGCTCCTCAGTTGCGAGCGCTCCCGGTCGCGATCCGGCTTTATCGCTTCATATCCTCAAGCGCACGCTGGCTGGTCTGCGCAAGCGGACGCGGGCGGCACTGCCTCGGCAAACCTCTTCGAATTGGTCCGGATATACGGATACGCTGACGCATTACACCTCGGCGCAAAGCGCACAGAAGAAGGTATGGGTGCGCTCCGTGCTTGAGGAGCTGAGTCCGCGTAACCTGTTGGATGTCGGTGCAAATACCGGGGAGTACAGTGTTCTTGCTGCCAACTGTGGAGCCGAAGTCGTCGCGCTCGAACGCGATGCGGAAGCTGCCGAGCGCATTGTTCGTCTGAGTCGTGCTCAGGAGCTACCCATCCAGACGATCCACGCCGATCTTGCGCGACCAACGCCCTCCGTCGGATGGGAGAACCGCGAATCCAGTGCGCTTCTGCCTCGGCTGGAAGGCAGGTTCGATCTTGTCATGCTCCTGGCCGTCGTTCACCACCTGTTGCTGATCGAACAGATCCCTCTGCCTGCCATCGTTGCGCTGTGTCATCGGCTCACGCGGCGCTACCTTGTGATCGAGTGGGTTCCGGCGACTGACCCGATGTACCAGAGCCTGATGCGCGGACGCGACATGCTCTATGGCTCGCTCACTGAGGTTGACCTTCTAGCAGCTTGCGACGGTCTCTTCCGCACCTTGCAGCGGCAGACTCTCGACAATGGTCGTATCCTGTTTCTCTTTGAGAAATAA
- a CDS encoding DUF2252 family protein, producing the protein MKKQTTIHEPFARGESRRKRVARSDLGGWNRKLRERDPLQLLDESMQGRVRSLISLKYQRMSASPFGFFRGAAPVMAYDLSLSAHTGIVNQLCGDAHVQNLGAYCGIDGRLIFDINDFDETIRGPFEWDVKRMATSILLAGEQAKVKGSDCRGAAQAFLDSYCRLMKRLSLLPILDVARFQVHRLEAMTPILKILLQAERATPLHSRDQLTEITRAGRIFRSNPPVLWRVRGDERRAALASLDRYRKTLLPERQHFLAQFRPIDVAFKVVGTGSVGLRDYCVYLEGNGPDDPLFLQIKEETASAYAPYLQKSASPEMHNGQRVADGQRALQLQSDPFLGWTSFGRRDYLVRQLNDHKASLDVTTLNTTGLIEYAQVCGEMLARGHARSGDAREVVGYLGGGKRFKAAILEFASAYADQTTEDWKALLAHQHKKKR; encoded by the coding sequence GTGAAGAAGCAAACAACCATCCACGAACCTTTTGCACGCGGCGAATCCCGTCGGAAAAGAGTCGCGCGTAGTGATCTCGGAGGATGGAATCGCAAACTCCGCGAGCGTGATCCACTACAGTTGCTCGACGAGTCCATGCAAGGCCGCGTACGCTCGCTGATCTCGTTGAAGTATCAGCGTATGTCAGCCTCGCCGTTCGGCTTCTTCCGTGGCGCCGCGCCAGTGATGGCATATGACCTGTCTCTTTCAGCGCACACCGGTATTGTGAATCAGTTGTGCGGCGATGCACATGTACAGAACCTTGGCGCTTACTGCGGTATCGACGGTCGGCTGATCTTTGACATCAACGACTTCGACGAGACGATTCGTGGCCCCTTCGAGTGGGATGTCAAGCGGATGGCGACCAGCATCCTGCTTGCAGGCGAGCAGGCCAAAGTGAAGGGAAGCGACTGTCGCGGTGCGGCACAGGCTTTTTTGGACTCTTACTGTAGGCTCATGAAACGTCTATCGCTGCTGCCCATACTCGACGTTGCGCGTTTCCAGGTGCATCGACTCGAAGCAATGACGCCGATTTTAAAAATCTTGCTCCAGGCGGAACGAGCCACTCCGCTGCACTCGCGCGATCAACTGACGGAGATCACTAGGGCCGGGCGCATCTTCCGCTCAAACCCACCGGTGCTCTGGCGCGTTCGTGGTGATGAAAGACGCGCAGCACTTGCGTCGCTCGACCGTTACCGCAAAACTTTGCTGCCCGAACGACAGCATTTCCTGGCACAGTTTCGGCCGATCGATGTAGCGTTCAAAGTGGTAGGAACAGGATCCGTTGGTCTACGCGATTACTGCGTTTACCTGGAAGGAAATGGTCCGGATGATCCCCTTTTCTTGCAGATCAAAGAAGAGACGGCCTCCGCGTACGCACCATACCTGCAAAAGAGCGCTTCACCTGAAATGCACAACGGCCAGCGTGTCGCTGACGGACAACGTGCTCTCCAGCTACAGAGCGATCCGTTTTTGGGATGGACCAGCTTCGGCAGGCGCGATTACCTTGTTCGACAGCTCAACGATCACAAAGCTTCGCTCGACGTAACCACGCTCAACACAACCGGCCTCATTGAATACGCGCAGGTCTGCGGCGAGATGCTTGCGCGAGGCCACGCTCGCTCCGGAGATGCACGCGAAGTCGTCGGCTACCTGGGAGGCGGTAAGCGCTTCAAAGCAGCAATCCTCGAGTTTGCCTCTGCCTACGCCGACCAGACCACAGAGGACTGGAAGGCGCTTCTGGCACACCAACACAAAAAGAAACGCTGA